The nucleotide window ATTCGGGCCATGAAGCCAAGGCCAAAAAGCTTTTAGAGAAAGAGGTCGAGCACCGCGGGCTGGAGGAATTGTTCGGCGAGATACTGGTTCCGGTTGAAAAAGTTACGGAGATGAGATCCGGTAAGAAGTCGACCCAGAACAAGAAGTTTCTGCCCAGTTACATTTTGATTCAGGTCGACCTCAACAACGAAACTCAGCACCTGGTTACCAGTACCCCGGGTATAACCTCGTTTGTAGGATCCGGCGGCAAGCCGGTTCCGATTACCGAAGCCGAGGCGAAACGGGTGATGGGGCAGATGGACAAGGCCAAGGCGATCGAGGAAGGTGAATTTCCCTTCAAAACCGGTGATGCTGTCAAGGTTACCGACGGTCCGTTTACTGATTTTTCCGGTTTCATCTCTGAAATAAATATGGAACGTAAGAAAGCAAAAGTAATGGTATCTATATTCGGCAGACCGACTCCGGTGGAGCTGGATTTTCTGCAAATAGGAGCTGCTACGTAGGAGTGCAGTATGGCTAAAAAAGTAACTGGATTCATAAAACTACAGATTCCGGCCGGAAGCGCCAACCCGGCTCCGCCGGTAGGACCGGCGCTGGGCCAGCATGGCGTCAATATCATGGAATTCTGTAAAGCGTTTAACGCGAGAACTCAGAAGCAGGCTGGTAATATCATCCCGGTGGTGATTACAGTCTACCAGGATAAATCTTTTACATTCATAACCAAGACGCCTCCAGCGGCAGATCTTTTACGCAAGGCCGCCAAGCTGAAAAAAGCATCGTCGGTTCCCAATCGTGACAAGGTCGGATCTGTGACCCTCAAGCAAGTGCGCGAGATAGCGGAGATGAAGATGCCGGATTTGAATGCGGCGGATGTCGAGGCGGCGATGAAGATGGTGGCCGGAACGGCCCGCAGTATGGGTATAGAGGTCGTCAGTTAAACCTATAAGAGGCAGTCATGAAAGCTGGAAAAAACTATAAAAATTTCAGAGAAAAAGTGGACAGCCGCACCGCTTATGGTATCGATGACGCGGTAAAGCTTATCAAGGAAGGCGCTTATGCCAAGTTCGATGAATCGATCGAATTTGCGCTCAGGCTGGGAGTCGACCCCCGAAAATCCGACCAGATGGTACGTGGTACTGTCGTGCTCCCGCACGGTACCGGCAAAAGAGTCCGTGTGCTGGCGATGGCCAAGGGTGAGAAGGTGAAAGAAGCCGAGGATGCCGGGGCTGATTATG belongs to Candidatus Zixiibacteriota bacterium and includes:
- the nusG gene encoding transcription termination/antitermination factor NusG; the protein is MGELQWYVVHTYSGHEAKAKKLLEKEVEHRGLEELFGEILVPVEKVTEMRSGKKSTQNKKFLPSYILIQVDLNNETQHLVTSTPGITSFVGSGGKPVPITEAEAKRVMGQMDKAKAIEEGEFPFKTGDAVKVTDGPFTDFSGFISEINMERKKAKVMVSIFGRPTPVELDFLQIGAAT
- the rplK gene encoding 50S ribosomal protein L11 translates to MAKKVTGFIKLQIPAGSANPAPPVGPALGQHGVNIMEFCKAFNARTQKQAGNIIPVVITVYQDKSFTFITKTPPAADLLRKAAKLKKASSVPNRDKVGSVTLKQVREIAEMKMPDLNAADVEAAMKMVAGTARSMGIEVVS